AGCAAATGATTTTAAAACAAACTCCTGATCTGAAGTTGGCATTCCTAACTGTAAAATATAGAGTGTTTCTCCCTTTGTCGTAAAACGAAAATCTTCAGCAGTATATGTTATACCATCTCCTTGAACACCCCCAAAATGATTCTTTTTCAATACAGTTGTCCCTTCTCCATAGGTGATAAATGGGCGCGTTTTATAAATTGCCTCGCCATATTTTGAAAGCCATTTGCCTATTTCGAGTAATCCCGATCTCATTTCATCCGGAATTAAGCCATCAGCTGATGGCGTGATATTTAAAATTAAACAGCCGTTTTTACTTGTAATATCTATCAATTCGTCAACAATAACATCCGGTGTTTTTAGTCTTAATTCTGGTCTCCAACTCCAGGAATTCCAGGCAAAGGAATCATCCGTTAACCAGGGAAAATCAGTTTTTTCATCAAATCGCCCCCGTTCCAGATCAATAACAGCAATGTTCGGAGGTAGATCCTTATTCTTATACGTCATAACAACAGGTTTATTCCATTCCTCACCTTTATTGTAATAATGAGCAACCATTTCTTGTCGGTCTTTCTCAGGAATCACAAACAAACGGCTGTCGAACCACAATAAATCCGGTTCGTATCTATCAACAACCTCATAAATTTTTGCTTTCCAAGTATCTATAAATTTTCTTGAAGGTGCATATTTTGGATCGATTAGACCTGTTGATTGCCCACTGGCATCAAAACCTGCACTCATTTTTCCAAAGGTTTCCGGCAAGGTTTTTTCGCCATAAAAATCTTCAAAACCAACAGCAGTTGTATCAATTAAACCGCTCCAGGTATTGTACCAGCCCCATTCCCATGAATGGTGAAAGGTAGTTACAAATTTTAATCCTTCTCCCTTAATTGCTTTTTCCAATTCACCGACAATATCTCTTTTTGGTCCCATAGCAACTGAGTTGTACTTGTTCACCTCACTGTCCCAGTTTGAAAAATTATCGCAATGCTCAGCCACCGGCCCCACATATTTGGCCCCTGATTCTTTAAAGAGTTTTGCCCAATCTTGAGCATCAAAATGCTCAGCGGTAAAATCCTTTACGAAATCGTGATAATGGACATCAGCTCCATAGGTTTCTACATGGTATTCACGCTCGTCTTTTCCCCAACCCTCATCTTTTTCTTCATACATCTGCCGAGGATACCATTCTCCTCTTCCAATTTTAGAATAAACACCCCAATGAAAATATATACCAAATTTCGCATCTAAAAACCAGTCCGGAGTATTATGCGCGGCTAAGGATTCCCAGGTGGGTTGGTAAACTGTTTCTTCAAGCTTTTCTTGCGGTTTGGTTTGGCAACCAATAAAAATGCCCAGAACAAATACTAAGATGATGTTTGGTCTCATACCATGATATAAATTTTTAAATATTATAATTTGGAGCCACACCTCCATCGTTGTTCGATTCATATGCGGCTTCCACAATTGCCATTGAATGCACTACATCTTCTACACTAGTCGGCAACACACTATCAGAACCTTCAACATATCGCATCAACGATGACATGGTGCCGACAAAGGCATCTGGAAACCAGGAACCTTCTAGTTCAACCTCAATCCATTTAGGTGCTTCACCTTCTTTTATGATACAATATTGAAATAAATCTGGTTTACCATTAGGGTAATCTAACAAGAGCCCGATTCTCGCTTTAATGGCACCTTTTGTCCCTTCCCATTTCACAAAACTCTCTTGATTCTTCTCACCAAAATTATGATCGTGATTGGTGTTGATAATGGCTCTCATTTCATCGCTATAATCCATAATAGTTGTAGTTCTCGTTGAAGACATTGGCTTCCCTGGATTTTTCAATGTTTTTGAATATACTTTTTTAGGATTTCCTAAAAACGAACGAATTAAATCGATATAATGAATGCTGTGTTGTTGAATTTCTAAACGTGGATGATTTACCACATTTGGAAAATATTCCCAAGGCGTATAGGTTGTTAAACGCACTTCAAAATCGTACAATTCACCTATTAAACCTTGCTCAATTATGTGTTTTGCAGCCATTATATAAGGTGCGTAGCGCATCTGACAATTGATAGCTGCCTTTAATTTTTTTCTACGGCAAACTTCTAAAATCTCCAAAGTTTGCTCATAATTATCACCCATTGGTTTTTGAATTAAAACTGCAGATTCATCTGGTAATAATTCTAAAGTAGCAACAAACTGACTGGGCATTAAGGTTAAATCGAAAACGGCATTTTCAGGTGCAGCTTTAACCATATCCTCAACGTTTTCATAAGCATTTGGAATGTTAAATGACGCTGCCAAATCTGCTACACGTTGCTTGGTTCTATTGGTAATTCCTTCTACAACAAATCCAGCATTTTTATAAGCTGGTAAATGTGCATCACGAACTATTCCTCCAGCTCCAATAATATAAATAGGACGTTTTTCTTTTGGTAATTTTGGTTTGTAAATTAATTCCATAATTATATATTTTCTATTGAATCGACTTGGCTTTGAGCTAAATTCAAAATTGCTTCAATTTCTTCAGAAGAATTTATAACGGATAAAACCAATTGATCTATAACATTTGCAATTTCAGACCAATTACTTTTTCGTGGCAACGAACGTGTGTTTTTATGTAACTCTTCTAATTTATAATAATATGGCACTATATTATTTACATCCTTATCTGTCCAAGTCGATTTTCGACAGCCAATAGCGCCTTCTAAAGTTAGTAATTTATCGTTTTTAGCATTTACAGCATATTTGATAAACTGATACGCCAATTCTTTGTTATTACTTCCACTTCCTATCACATACATCCAATACGCATTTAAAGAAATACCTTCTCCATTTGAGCCCGAAGGAACATTGGCTACATCAACCTTCCCTTTTACTTTTGAAGTTTCCAAAACTTCGCACATAGAAGCAAAACCAAACCAATTGACCATCATCGCTAAATTACCATTGGCAAATGCCAATCCTGATTTCACAGAATCAAAATCTCTTGAATTTGGATGAATCGCATTCTTATTATGAAGTGCTTTTCTGTAAAACTTCATTCCTTCAATAGCTTCTTTTGAATTTAACTTTACTTTTTTATTTGAATCGAATAATTCGCCACCACGCGTCCATAATTGCAAACAAAAATCGAAAACTGTATTGTGACCGTCAGGATAAGCGGCAAAAGTTGTTCCGTATAATTCTTTCTCCGGTCTGTTAAAAAACTCTGCAACTTCCATCAAATCATCCCAAGTTTCAGGAATTTCTAACGGTTTACCATGCTCTTCATAAAAAGCAACACCTTCTTCAATAGATTCAAATAAATCT
The nucleotide sequence above comes from Aureibaculum algae. Encoded proteins:
- a CDS encoding alpha-L-fucosidase — its product is MRPNIILVFVLGIFIGCQTKPQEKLEETVYQPTWESLAAHNTPDWFLDAKFGIYFHWGVYSKIGRGEWYPRQMYEEKDEGWGKDEREYHVETYGADVHYHDFVKDFTAEHFDAQDWAKLFKESGAKYVGPVAEHCDNFSNWDSEVNKYNSVAMGPKRDIVGELEKAIKGEGLKFVTTFHHSWEWGWYNTWSGLIDTTAVGFEDFYGEKTLPETFGKMSAGFDASGQSTGLIDPKYAPSRKFIDTWKAKIYEVVDRYEPDLLWFDSRLFVIPEKDRQEMVAHYYNKGEEWNKPVVMTYKNKDLPPNIAVIDLERGRFDEKTDFPWLTDDSFAWNSWSWRPELRLKTPDVIVDELIDITSKNGCLILNITPSADGLIPDEMRSGLLEIGKWLSKYGEAIYKTRPFITYGEGTTVLKKNHFGGVQGDGITYTAEDFRFTTKGETLYILQLGMPTSDQEFVLKSFADRGLAADVKIASIELLGSDEPVTWSQNERGLHLAAPQINPNKMALVYKAQMSQK
- a CDS encoding Gfo/Idh/MocA family protein, producing MELIYKPKLPKEKRPIYIIGAGGIVRDAHLPAYKNAGFVVEGITNRTKQRVADLAASFNIPNAYENVEDMVKAAPENAVFDLTLMPSQFVATLELLPDESAVLIQKPMGDNYEQTLEILEVCRRKKLKAAINCQMRYAPYIMAAKHIIEQGLIGELYDFEVRLTTYTPWEYFPNVVNHPRLEIQQHSIHYIDLIRSFLGNPKKVYSKTLKNPGKPMSSTRTTTIMDYSDEMRAIINTNHDHNFGEKNQESFVKWEGTKGAIKARIGLLLDYPNGKPDLFQYCIIKEGEAPKWIEVELEGSWFPDAFVGTMSSLMRYVEGSDSVLPTSVEDVVHSMAIVEAAYESNNDGGVAPNYNI
- a CDS encoding ABC transporter substrate-binding protein — translated: MGTTKFRIAVRKFDAFESAIAKIWKAFCKETGCKLELEAVPLDLHPLYNTILKEKGLANGAWDVSLINTDWIAEAFTSNSVVDLTKFIQKNPPEDFPNGWSRSLLYKQEFDNKIVGLPFHDGPECLIYRKDLFESIEEGVAFYEEHGKPLEIPETWDDLMEVAEFFNRPEKELYGTTFAAYPDGHNTVFDFCLQLWTRGGELFDSNKKVKLNSKEAIEGMKFYRKALHNKNAIHPNSRDFDSVKSGLAFANGNLAMMVNWFGFASMCEVLETSKVKGKVDVANVPSGSNGEGISLNAYWMYVIGSGSNNKELAYQFIKYAVNAKNDKLLTLEGAIGCRKSTWTDKDVNNIVPYYYKLEELHKNTRSLPRKSNWSEIANVIDQLVLSVINSSEEIEAILNLAQSQVDSIENI